A window from Alkalicoccobacillus plakortidis encodes these proteins:
- a CDS encoding cysteine dioxygenase — MDYLKRIELYLEHLESPSPEDLRNALVTLDTKLSDLTPFLHTDHKKPYYRKLLFQNTEVELLLMNWSQIACAPHDHGQSCGWIQVISGTTINTIYQSRDRYLPEAYFSQKMQQGSVFFAPKTGIHHMKAKDEELVTLHLYSPPIKNMKVYDLNACAACVVTEQCGAWWPEEQREKVMEIKLKKQRMQPTKEPK, encoded by the coding sequence ATGGATTACCTCAAGAGAATAGAACTGTATTTAGAGCATTTGGAATCCCCAAGCCCTGAGGACTTGCGAAATGCACTCGTTACGTTAGATACAAAGCTTAGCGACCTCACTCCGTTTCTTCACACAGATCACAAAAAGCCGTATTATCGTAAGCTACTTTTTCAGAATACTGAGGTTGAACTACTTCTGATGAATTGGTCACAAATTGCTTGCGCTCCGCATGATCACGGACAATCATGTGGCTGGATTCAAGTGATATCGGGCACAACCATCAATACCATTTATCAAAGTAGAGATCGTTATTTGCCTGAAGCCTATTTCTCTCAAAAAATGCAGCAGGGCTCAGTGTTTTTCGCCCCTAAAACAGGCATTCATCATATGAAAGCAAAAGACGAAGAATTGGTAACTCTGCACCTCTACTCCCCACCGATTAAGAATATGAAGGTATATGACCTTAACGCGTGCGCCGCCTGCGTGGTTACAGAGCAATGCGGGGCATGGTGGCCAGAGGAACAGCGCGAGAAGGTGATGGAAATCAAACTAAAAAAACAGCGGATGCAGCCAACCAAAGAGCCAAAATAA
- a CDS encoding DMT family transporter: MSFVKPSTTASMYALLSISFWGVSFVSTKAVLGTLDPLTLLVMRFGIGAVFLFILIVAQKHSLRIQFSYLPHLLILGVLGVFVHQLIQASALLTIDATDAGWMISFSPIFTVVLSILFLHERVTIFKVSGMLLAVIGVLFITTAWT; the protein is encoded by the coding sequence ATGTCCTTTGTAAAACCATCAACGACTGCTTCTATGTATGCACTGCTCTCCATTAGCTTCTGGGGTGTTTCCTTTGTATCAACTAAAGCGGTTCTAGGTACTCTCGACCCCCTCACATTACTTGTTATGCGGTTTGGAATTGGCGCGGTGTTTTTATTTATATTAATAGTCGCTCAAAAACATAGTCTGCGTATTCAATTCAGCTATCTTCCACACCTTTTGATCCTTGGCGTATTAGGTGTGTTTGTGCATCAACTCATCCAAGCCTCCGCACTCTTAACCATTGATGCAACAGATGCAGGCTGGATGATCTCATTTTCACCCATTTTTACAGTGGTTCTTTCCATCCTGTTTCTTCATGAACGAGTAACGATTTTCAAGGTCAGTGGGATGTTGCTCGCAGTAATCGGTGTCCTGTTCATTACAACTGCTTGGACCTGA
- the rluF gene encoding 23S rRNA pseudouridine(2604) synthase RluF, producing the protein MRINKFISETGKSSRRGADKLINDGRVSINGKVAKLGDQVNPGDHVVVNGETINIVKNNVYIALNKPVGITSTSEKKVKGNIIDLVNHPLKVNHVGRLDKDSEGLILLTNDGDIVNEILRAENRHEKEYIVSVDKPITPDFLKQMAEGVNILGTKTLPCEVTQLSKFEFQIILTQGLNRQIRRMCEELGYEVYRLQRTRIMNIHLKNLPVGQWRDLTKKERTQLFKELDYEPRDW; encoded by the coding sequence ATGCGAATTAACAAATTTATAAGTGAAACGGGCAAGTCTTCTAGGCGTGGTGCTGATAAACTCATTAACGATGGTCGAGTAAGCATTAACGGTAAAGTGGCAAAGCTCGGTGACCAAGTAAATCCAGGTGATCATGTTGTAGTAAACGGGGAAACGATTAATATCGTAAAAAACAATGTTTATATTGCCTTAAATAAACCAGTTGGAATTACGAGTACATCCGAGAAAAAGGTCAAAGGTAATATTATTGATCTTGTGAACCATCCGCTTAAGGTGAATCACGTCGGTCGTTTGGACAAGGATTCAGAAGGCTTAATCCTACTGACAAATGACGGTGACATTGTAAACGAAATTCTTCGTGCGGAAAATCGCCATGAAAAAGAATACATCGTCTCAGTCGATAAACCAATCACTCCCGATTTTCTTAAGCAAATGGCAGAAGGTGTGAACATACTCGGAACCAAAACCTTGCCATGTGAGGTAACTCAGCTCTCCAAGTTTGAGTTCCAAATCATTTTGACACAAGGTCTAAACCGCCAAATCCGTAGAATGTGCGAAGAGTTAGGCTATGAAGTATATCGCCTTCAACGCACACGCATCATGAATATTCATCTAAAAAACCTACCTGTCGGGCAATGGCGCGATCTAACAAAAAAAGAGCGGACGCAGCTTTTTAAAGAATTGGATTATGAGCCAAGGGATTGGTAA
- a CDS encoding enoyl-CoA hydratase/isomerase family protein, whose translation MADVQIVVTETGVGIITLTREKALHSLSSGMVQVIYETLQQWKNDRSVRVIIIEGSGEKAFCAGGDIKEIYHNGSSNEGMAKSKAFLNTEYDMDRLISEYSKPIIALMDGIVMGGGVGLSYGATYRVVTEATKWAMPETAISFFPDIGAGYFLNQSPGHIGMYLGLTGKVIKAEDAIYIGAADFYVPSSSVKRLRDDVLKRDWSKENNVEQQVLASLALYSEAPARSELAESSFFIEKHFSHQSLTEILKSLRGDRFQQAQDLYQTLSERSPVSLLVTFAHLLHSETFTSFSEALEFDKQVAARFMECPDFYEGVRCLLIDKGAHPTFEFQDVDEVPTEYVRSFIEN comes from the coding sequence ATGGCAGACGTTCAAATAGTTGTAACGGAAACAGGAGTAGGAATCATCACGCTTACTAGAGAAAAGGCACTACACTCTCTTTCGTCTGGTATGGTTCAGGTAATATATGAAACCCTACAACAATGGAAGAATGACCGCTCTGTGCGTGTCATTATAATAGAAGGTTCAGGAGAGAAGGCCTTTTGTGCTGGCGGAGATATTAAGGAAATTTATCATAATGGCTCATCAAATGAAGGAATGGCAAAGTCTAAAGCATTCCTAAACACTGAGTATGATATGGATCGCCTCATTTCTGAGTATTCTAAACCAATCATTGCTTTAATGGATGGAATTGTTATGGGAGGAGGAGTGGGACTCTCCTATGGTGCCACATATCGAGTTGTAACTGAGGCAACTAAGTGGGCCATGCCAGAGACGGCGATTAGTTTTTTCCCGGATATTGGAGCGGGTTATTTTCTAAATCAGTCGCCAGGGCATATAGGTATGTATCTTGGACTAACTGGAAAAGTAATTAAAGCTGAAGATGCTATTTATATTGGAGCAGCTGACTTTTACGTACCAAGTTCATCTGTAAAAAGACTACGAGATGACGTGCTGAAAAGGGATTGGTCCAAAGAAAATAACGTCGAACAACAAGTGCTTGCATCTCTTGCTTTATATAGTGAGGCTCCTGCTCGAAGTGAGCTAGCTGAATCCTCGTTCTTTATAGAGAAACATTTTTCACATCAATCGTTAACGGAGATTCTAAAATCATTAAGAGGGGATCGATTCCAGCAGGCACAAGATCTCTACCAAACTCTGAGTGAGAGGTCACCTGTTTCATTGCTTGTAACCTTTGCGCATTTATTGCACAGTGAGACCTTTACATCATTTTCGGAAGCACTTGAATTTGATAAACAGGTTGCGGCACGATTTATGGAGTGTCCGGATTTTTATGAAGGAGTACGCTGTTTGTTAATTGATAAAGGTGCACATCCAACATTTGAGTTCCAAGATGTAGATGAAGTACCTACTGAATACGTCAGGTCATTTATCGAAAATTAG
- a CDS encoding M48 family metallopeptidase encodes MNQQNIASSRETIYFVLAIIFSVLVYVIAAISIIGIGIALFIFAFMFFVNMTMLGSIRGNGVRISENQFPDVYERVKVMSEQMGLQKVPDVFVIQSEGILNAFATRFWGRNMVVLYSEIFDLGREQGKDELDFIIAHELSHVKRRHVWKNILIAPSSVYPLSSTSLQPFM; translated from the coding sequence TTGAACCAACAGAATATCGCTTCATCAAGAGAAACTATTTATTTTGTATTAGCCATTATTTTTAGTGTACTGGTGTATGTTATTGCGGCAATATCAATCATAGGTATTGGAATTGCCTTATTTATCTTCGCTTTTATGTTTTTTGTAAATATGACGATGCTAGGATCCATTCGAGGAAACGGAGTTCGCATTAGTGAGAATCAGTTTCCGGATGTGTATGAACGAGTAAAGGTCATGTCAGAGCAAATGGGACTACAAAAAGTACCCGATGTCTTTGTTATCCAATCAGAAGGTATCCTAAATGCTTTTGCAACAAGGTTCTGGGGGCGTAATATGGTTGTATTATACTCAGAAATTTTTGATTTAGGACGCGAACAAGGCAAAGATGAGCTTGATTTTATTATTGCTCATGAGCTGTCACACGTGAAACGTCGCCATGTGTGGAAAAATATCTTAATCGCACCAAGCTCAGTTTATCCCCTTTCTAGCACAAGCCTACAGCCGTTCATGTGA
- a CDS encoding YxeA family protein, with the protein MMKKVGITVICLIVAAVAGYMIFNSLQEDDYYVKIVDEGVAIEEGPEQANHRNYETLGITENGESGTIEFMGMKKLRIGAYLKVKMRDDHAVTYEEVSESDVPADIKTELDNQ; encoded by the coding sequence ATGATGAAAAAAGTAGGAATCACAGTCATTTGTTTAATCGTAGCAGCCGTAGCTGGTTATATGATATTTAATAGCCTTCAAGAAGATGACTACTACGTGAAAATTGTAGATGAAGGAGTTGCTATTGAGGAGGGGCCAGAACAGGCTAATCACCGTAACTATGAAACACTTGGCATTACAGAGAATGGGGAAAGTGGAACGATTGAATTTATGGGCATGAAAAAACTCCGTATCGGTGCTTATCTAAAGGTGAAAATGAGAGATGATCATGCAGTAACCTACGAAGAAGTGAGTGAGTCAGATGTTCCAGCTGATATAAAAACGGAATTAGATAATCAATGA
- a CDS encoding FAD-binding oxidoreductase, whose product MKKKHVASLSLLLALTILIISSSSDQSTENPHLINDVSRLQSVYVQEIVEGKEEQALIDAVLRAKRQDLKVSIAGARHSQGGHAFYEDSVWLNMKGFDQVLSLDEEGKTITVQSGITWEAIQEYINPYALSVKVMQSSNIFTIGGSLSSNVHGRDPRFGPIIDTVESFRLLNGDGVVQHVSREENAELFELAIGGFGLFGVILDVTLELTDNDVYMSKTESITYEEYPAYINNHIKNQEDIGLHFARLSATPGSLFEEMYTTTFYKIDEEDPVYPQGADADELWPLLEEKNIKRDQFFLDLARSYDWGKNAVWYLQQKLYSNTDEVQIITRNNAMRPPVKFLDYESTKDTDILQEYFIPVNEFPTFVEKLNDIVEDEELNLLNATVRFTPEQHEAYLNYAREDTLAIVLLFNHPLSDEGKAHMEQATIQMVEAAIEVDGTYYLTYQTFPEKGQLEQAYPTINTFFERKREFDPEERFMNYFYETYHSGN is encoded by the coding sequence ATGAAAAAGAAACATGTTGCATCTCTGAGCTTGTTACTAGCTCTTACTATACTCATCATCTCTTCGTCCTCAGATCAATCAACGGAAAATCCCCATCTCATCAATGATGTGAGCCGATTACAGTCAGTTTACGTTCAAGAGATAGTAGAAGGAAAAGAAGAACAAGCACTTATTGATGCTGTTTTAAGGGCTAAAAGACAAGACCTTAAGGTTTCTATTGCTGGAGCGAGACATAGCCAGGGTGGACATGCCTTCTATGAAGACTCTGTCTGGTTGAATATGAAGGGTTTTGATCAGGTTCTTTCTTTAGACGAAGAAGGCAAAACCATTACCGTTCAAAGCGGGATAACATGGGAAGCGATTCAAGAGTATATTAACCCTTATGCATTATCTGTTAAAGTGATGCAGTCCTCAAATATATTCACAATTGGGGGATCGTTAAGCTCGAATGTTCACGGCCGTGATCCTAGATTTGGTCCAATTATTGATACTGTAGAATCATTTAGGCTTTTAAATGGAGATGGAGTTGTTCAACATGTTAGTAGAGAAGAAAATGCAGAGCTTTTTGAGCTAGCTATTGGTGGATTTGGTTTGTTTGGGGTTATCTTAGATGTAACTCTTGAGTTGACGGATAATGATGTATATATGTCTAAAACAGAATCGATTACCTACGAGGAATATCCAGCCTATATAAACAACCACATCAAAAATCAGGAGGACATCGGCCTGCACTTTGCTCGTCTCTCTGCGACTCCAGGAAGTCTATTTGAAGAAATGTACACAACGACTTTTTATAAAATAGATGAGGAGGATCCAGTCTATCCGCAAGGTGCTGACGCCGATGAATTATGGCCATTACTGGAGGAGAAGAATATCAAACGTGATCAATTTTTCTTAGATCTTGCCCGATCATATGACTGGGGTAAAAATGCTGTTTGGTATTTACAGCAAAAATTATATTCAAATACAGACGAGGTGCAGATCATCACACGAAATAATGCCATGCGTCCACCTGTGAAGTTTTTGGACTATGAATCTACTAAGGATACAGATATCTTACAGGAGTACTTTATACCGGTTAATGAGTTTCCCACCTTTGTTGAGAAGTTAAATGATATTGTTGAAGATGAAGAGTTAAATCTATTAAACGCAACAGTACGATTTACACCGGAGCAGCATGAAGCTTATTTGAACTATGCCCGAGAAGACACGCTAGCCATTGTTCTCCTATTTAATCATCCCCTTTCGGATGAGGGAAAGGCTCATATGGAGCAGGCGACAATTCAAATGGTTGAGGCTGCGATTGAAGTAGACGGTACATATTATTTAACCTATCAAACGTTTCCTGAAAAGGGACAATTAGAGCAAGCCTACCCAACGATCAACACCTTCTTTGAGAGAAAAAGAGAGTTTGATCCAGAGGAACGGTTTATGAATTACTTTTACGAGACCTATCATTCAGGTAACTGA
- a CDS encoding DMT family transporter — MSCSLQLLGPDRSLSFGLHIGYFLMLLSTFNWAVYSILLKKLQIPMPSIVITFYMCTIGFLFTLPFIIRNNGWEALPLLSESEWIHLLFLGVFVSSVSYWFWAKSLEVMEASKVSVFLYLEPLTTLIAAVFLLNEQILLISVLGGFIIILGVVLVNRPVSSNR; from the coding sequence GTGTCCTGTTCATTACAACTGCTTGGACCTGACCGCTCTCTCTCGTTTGGACTTCATATTGGTTATTTCCTCATGCTACTCAGTACCTTTAATTGGGCTGTGTATTCTATTTTGCTGAAAAAGTTGCAGATTCCTATGCCTTCTATAGTCATTACCTTTTATATGTGTACGATTGGTTTCCTGTTCACACTGCCATTTATCATTCGAAATAATGGATGGGAAGCCCTTCCTCTTCTATCTGAGTCCGAGTGGATCCACCTACTTTTTCTTGGTGTCTTTGTTTCAAGTGTCTCCTATTGGTTTTGGGCAAAATCACTTGAAGTCATGGAGGCTTCAAAGGTCTCGGTCTTTCTTTATCTCGAGCCACTAACAACACTTATCGCAGCAGTGTTCCTTTTAAACGAACAGATTTTACTCATAAGTGTACTTGGTGGCTTCATAATTATCTTAGGAGTGGTCTTAGTTAATCGACCGGTGTCATCAAACCGATAA
- a CDS encoding permease prefix domain 1-containing protein yields the protein MKKIRNHVERLFHDLPETEEVIQVKEEIVLNLQEKAQDLMVQGKTEEDAINKTIVDFGDIDEIKAELQQPSEQMSPVKKKHTRLNLWFSVWGSVLFISLMWFMNVEYSPNTIWFVYPTFAILWWPLSMYYYWRRQGGGK from the coding sequence ATGAAGAAGATACGAAACCATGTAGAGCGTTTGTTTCACGATCTGCCTGAGACAGAAGAAGTCATTCAAGTGAAAGAAGAAATTGTTCTGAACTTGCAGGAGAAAGCACAAGATCTGATGGTCCAAGGGAAAACAGAAGAAGATGCCATAAATAAAACAATTGTTGATTTTGGTGATATTGATGAGATTAAAGCCGAGTTACAGCAGCCATCAGAACAAATGAGTCCTGTGAAAAAGAAACATACGCGCTTAAACCTGTGGTTTTCTGTGTGGGGCAGTGTACTGTTTATTTCCCTGATGTGGTTTATGAATGTGGAGTATTCCCCTAATACGATTTGGTTTGTGTATCCAACATTTGCGATCCTTTGGTGGCCATTGTCGATGTATTACTACTGGCGTAGGCAAGGAGGAGGGAAATAA
- a CDS encoding PadR family transcriptional regulator, translated as MIRSDILRGHVDSIILRLVYEKDRYGYEISKEISLRTEGKFEIKEATLYAVFQRLEKKELITSYFGEQSQGGKRKYYSITTLGKAYLKETMNEWHEMKNIMNLFMEGLDS; from the coding sequence ATTATCCGTAGTGACATATTAAGAGGGCATGTTGACTCGATTATTCTTCGTTTGGTTTATGAAAAGGATCGATATGGCTATGAGATCTCCAAGGAAATTAGCCTACGAACTGAGGGGAAATTTGAAATAAAAGAAGCAACACTTTACGCCGTATTTCAGAGATTAGAGAAGAAAGAGCTCATTACATCGTATTTTGGAGAGCAATCGCAAGGAGGAAAGCGAAAGTACTATTCCATCACTACTTTAGGCAAAGCCTATTTAAAAGAAACAATGAATGAGTGGCACGAGATGAAGAACATTATGAACTTATTTATGGAGGGGCTTGATTCATGA
- a CDS encoding zinc-binding alcohol dehydrogenase family protein: MKAVGLKRYLPIEHDESFLDVEMARPVPKGCDLLVKVHAISVNPVDTKQRAPKDEVEEEPRILGWDASGIVEEVGEGCTEFKVGDEVYYAGSITRSGSYSEYQLVDERIVGKKPSSLSFAKAAALPLTTITAWEALFERLAIDPEASEINKKSHLLIIGGAGGVGSIAIQLAKWAGLTVTATASREETSTWVKKLGADNVVNHHESLKEQLDAEVDYILCLNNTDQHWQAIAEIIKPQGKICSIVENKEPLDLNVLKSKSATFVWEFMFTRAMYETDDMSKQHQLLNKVSKLIEEGHLQTTLTETLSPIEARTIKEAHKMVESGGMIGKVVVEGF, translated from the coding sequence ATGAAAGCAGTTGGACTAAAAAGATACTTACCTATTGAACATGACGAGAGTTTTCTAGATGTAGAAATGGCAAGACCCGTACCAAAAGGATGCGACCTGCTTGTAAAAGTACATGCGATCTCTGTGAATCCAGTTGATACAAAACAACGTGCGCCGAAGGATGAGGTTGAAGAAGAGCCTCGAATTCTTGGTTGGGATGCTAGTGGTATTGTGGAGGAAGTTGGCGAAGGTTGTACGGAATTTAAAGTGGGTGATGAGGTTTATTATGCAGGCAGTATTACCAGGTCTGGCTCTTACAGCGAGTATCAGCTTGTGGATGAGCGAATTGTTGGTAAAAAACCAAGCTCTCTCAGTTTTGCCAAGGCAGCTGCCCTACCGTTAACCACGATTACAGCTTGGGAAGCATTATTTGAACGACTTGCTATTGATCCAGAAGCGAGCGAGATAAATAAGAAAAGCCATCTGTTAATCATTGGAGGAGCAGGTGGTGTCGGTTCCATAGCGATTCAACTTGCAAAATGGGCTGGACTAACAGTTACAGCTACTGCATCACGTGAGGAAACCTCCACCTGGGTGAAAAAGCTTGGAGCAGATAACGTAGTGAATCATCATGAATCTTTAAAAGAACAGCTGGATGCAGAGGTTGATTACATTCTATGCCTCAATAATACGGATCAGCATTGGCAGGCCATAGCAGAGATTATCAAGCCTCAAGGTAAAATCTGCTCAATTGTTGAAAATAAAGAACCACTAGATCTGAATGTACTTAAAAGTAAAAGCGCAACTTTTGTTTGGGAGTTTATGTTTACACGTGCGATGTATGAAACGGACGATATGAGTAAGCAGCATCAATTGTTAAACAAAGTCAGTAAGCTGATAGAAGAAGGGCATTTACAAACTACTTTAACTGAGACATTATCACCTATTGAAGCGCGCACAATCAAAGAAGCTCATAAAATGGTCGAGAGTGGGGGTATGATTGGTAAGGTTGTTGTAGAAGGTTTTTAA
- a CDS encoding ankyrin repeat domain-containing protein, translating to MPFLAQAYSRSCEYTCDREAAYIINNAPAAKRALTILSVGKQVYREVNEDAFVEQISAESHGVVWVSEILSSHPNLPKRIQSVSVFMGETSRPIYTENAGKVVVGVLILGAATIGAYFAIIGSVAGGTVLYGSIITELEEEIGFGEYDDTFYEYETTELMDAVNAEDLDEVNRLIESGVNLNDQDGYGETALHYAVFYGNTEIVGILLEAGADPNHENERETTPLIAAVYYDYLDGALLLLDYGANPELEDLDGDSAMNLLNVETEEELREALTE from the coding sequence ATCCCCTTTCTAGCACAAGCCTACAGCCGTTCATGTGAATATACATGTGATCGGGAAGCGGCATATATTATAAACAACGCACCTGCAGCCAAACGAGCACTCACGATTTTAAGTGTCGGAAAACAAGTATATCGAGAAGTAAATGAGGATGCATTTGTTGAACAAATTTCAGCTGAATCGCACGGAGTGGTATGGGTAAGTGAAATTCTATCGTCTCACCCAAATCTACCAAAACGAATTCAATCAGTCAGTGTATTTATGGGGGAAACATCAAGACCTATATATACAGAAAATGCTGGAAAAGTAGTTGTTGGAGTGCTCATTCTTGGTGCAGCAACAATTGGTGCTTACTTTGCTATTATTGGAAGTGTGGCAGGTGGTACTGTGTTATATGGGAGTATAATAACTGAGCTTGAAGAAGAGATAGGATTTGGTGAATATGATGATACTTTTTATGAGTATGAAACAACCGAATTAATGGATGCTGTTAATGCGGAGGATCTAGACGAGGTCAATCGTTTAATTGAATCGGGAGTAAATCTTAACGATCAAGATGGATATGGTGAAACAGCTTTACACTATGCTGTTTTTTATGGGAATACAGAAATCGTTGGAATTTTGCTAGAAGCAGGTGCAGATCCTAATCATGAGAACGAACGTGAAACCACACCATTAATTGCAGCTGTTTATTACGATTATTTAGATGGAGCGTTACTTCTATTAGATTATGGGGCAAATCCAGAACTAGAAGATTTAGATGGAGATAGTGCTATGAATTTATTAAACGTTGAAACCGAAGAAGAACTCCGAGAAGCATTAACTGAATAA
- a CDS encoding AEC family transporter has protein sequence MVKLFKVDPKLAPTFQNSIVLMNSGNFGLPVSQLVFAGNPLGISVQVIVLMFQNLITYTYGVIISASTRSTGFWRNLSELFKTPIIYALVLGLLFYQMPWELPTFIQTPMQQVSNGFIALALVVLGAQIAYPTLKQFSFLFFVSIFARLIAAPLIGLGIIWVMGLDGTVAQGLLIASSFPMSRNSALFALEYDNYPDYAAQAVLVSTIASCFTVTFFIYLSQMLF, from the coding sequence ATGGTTAAGCTATTTAAGGTGGACCCGAAGCTTGCCCCAACCTTTCAAAATAGTATTGTCTTAATGAATTCTGGTAACTTTGGATTGCCTGTTAGTCAGCTTGTGTTTGCTGGCAATCCACTCGGTATTTCGGTTCAAGTGATTGTATTAATGTTTCAAAATTTAATAACGTATACATACGGTGTGATCATTTCCGCTTCAACGAGATCTACAGGATTTTGGCGTAATCTCTCTGAGCTTTTTAAAACACCAATTATTTATGCGCTTGTGCTAGGACTCCTTTTTTATCAAATGCCGTGGGAGCTGCCAACATTTATTCAAACACCGATGCAGCAGGTTTCTAATGGCTTTATTGCTTTAGCTCTTGTCGTGTTAGGGGCACAAATCGCGTATCCTACGTTAAAACAGTTTTCCTTTTTATTTTTTGTCTCGATTTTTGCACGCTTGATCGCAGCACCCTTGATTGGTTTGGGTATCATATGGGTGATGGGACTAGATGGTACCGTTGCCCAAGGACTTCTAATCGCAAGTTCATTTCCAATGTCGAGAAATAGCGCGTTGTTTGCTTTAGAGTATGACAACTATCCTGACTATGCCGCCCAAGCAGTGTTGGTCTCTACAATTGCCAGCTGCTTCACAGTGACATTTTTTATCTATCTTAGTCAAATGCTGTTCTAG